A single window of Girardinichthys multiradiatus isolate DD_20200921_A chromosome 15, DD_fGirMul_XY1, whole genome shotgun sequence DNA harbors:
- the LOC124881872 gene encoding kinesin-like protein KIF13B isoform X8: MAGKPTIVLLDSLGGNSRTAMVATISPAADNYDETLSTLRYADRAKNIVNHAVVNEDPNARIIRELREEVEKLREQLTEAESMKAPELKERLEESEKLIQEMTVTWEEKLRKTEAVAQERQKQLESLGISLQSSGIRVVDDKCFLVNLNADPALNELLVYYLKDHTCVGSADSQDIQLCGMAIQAEHCIINIRQNSSVVLTPHRGARTCVNGAAVTSPVQLHHGDRILWGNNHFFRINLPRNRGQAAGEDEGGGAAMKKCLSADQLEVDLDALSDVSSELSYSYEFAQTEVMMKGMGTNDPLQSVLQTLERQHEEEKRCALERQRLMYEQELQQLRQRLTPEKPSPFPDSTALPVSATAVTSSGPHKRLRRWSEDREAMMTRSLRRLREQIVRAKLLAQEANFFAEELNKRTEYLVTLQIPAANLDANRKRDAALSEPAIQVRRKGKGKQIWAMEKLENRLVDMRELYQEWKVLDEDSPMMHYFKRADPFFDEQENHSLIGVANVFLACLFHDVKLQYAVPIINQKGEVAGRLHVEVWRGTESSEDISVGHPDTQLSDMNEGNQERKLGCVVKILQATGLPRHLSNFVFCQYHFWGLEEPVFTAPEVASSSSSSASRDPQCTVVFDSTKELAVAASEDLLEFLADGAVAIEVYGHKQANHRRNLALWDLGVIQAKTRSLRERWSEVTRRLELWVQLMELNETGDFTAVEVLPAKDVRTGGVFQLKQGQSHRVRVEVRPVPDSGTMPLITASILSVSVGDVKVRQMRISKNNPHLDEGEDMDSYQEVDLERMREQWLITLTERQEYLDQQLQKIVSKPDKSEDDVERESQLLECRLTLTEERNSVLVPSAGSGIPGAPVERVPVPGMETHIPVLFLDLSADDFQSSLSAPLAGGLDALLSGEDEDDFFELQVVKHFDTEVKVEASWDSTVHECPQLSRAVSPEQRVYLTVRTVVELSHPAHMQLVLRKRICVNVTGKQGFAQSLLKRMSQRSTIPGCGVTFEIVSNIPGDIHGPEDREMLARLAASAEDEQSADSEAAIEKYLRSVLAVENVLTLDRLRQEVAVREQLAVRGKAGRRCLSSPNVNQLSASSLDLYSSTHRLGYFKGWESHQDLSVVPPPSRRTLASSMSQNLNTETEHSGFAASYLSPVKAVPKLLKSLLPGGKEDREQPAVHQQGSCSKPQRGRIDFFDLLSDSQGVPRIVVQSASVEEDMCKHQQPVPTGEISPADVQADIPRSVPFPAPIIPKTEDFSCSSVSDTSSGYMSSNISTARLSDVYTLSWDLPTLEPDEVEEDEKVMKEFSAENLGLTKEVAVLTTDQRLFKQKETLSESNLGEQEPNPSLSVASNGTEEAAARTEEQSGNQAKHNQDTTTDRTGLEPSNSSENHTDSVVEQNNECELGEFQQTDPSRLQGSPTKHLDLTATNQDIREQLLTSKTQLSDQQGEHLVESITPQCQEEDQAASDSIQDPAPNVIQAPAAQPHEDTSLKNSPEEKSSSEPSDTNSSLIGSSALVKVSQKPPSDSATKTATTAAQPKSSLSAVNPFKIQKVKSSDLRSFQQIVSEDGSKPAQIERIGSLGTGLNISVPAESLESISDLEEGDEAASGILPDWLKEGEFVTVGTNKSGTVRYVGPTDFAEGTWVGVELEVPAGKNDGSVGGKHYFHCNPGYGVLVRPDRITRGGGKRRRQQQTRRSANLSGSSPNLAALTALAKGETGPSRQGRGENRKSWNT, from the exons ATGGCAGGGAAGCCAACAATTGTACTACTg GACAGCCTTGGAGGGAACAGCCGGACCGCCATGGTCGCTACCATCAGCCCGGCGGCAGACAACTACGACGAGACGCTGTCCACCTTGCGCTATGCCGACAGGGCCAAGAATATTGTCAACCATGCCGTGGTCAACGAAGACCCCAACGCCAGGATCATCCGCGAGCTCCGAGAGGAAGTGGAGAAACTGAGGGAGCAGCTCACTGAGGCTGAG TCCATGAAGGCTCCAGAGCTGAAGGAGCGACTGGAGGAGTCTGAGAAGCTGATCCAAGAGATGACGGTCACCTGGGAAGAGAAACTCCGCAAGACTGAAGCTGTCGCTCAG GAGCGTCAGAAGCAGTTGGAAAGCCTCGGTATCTCCCTTCAGTCGTCCGGCATCAGAGTGGTGGATGACAAGTGTTTCCTCGTCAACCTCAACGCTGACCCCGCCCTCAACGAGCTGTTGGTCTACTACCTCAAA GACCACACGTGTGTGGGCTCGGCCGACTCGCAGGACATCCAGCTGTGTGGGATGGCCATCCAGGCAGAGCACTGCATCATCAACATACGGCAGAACAGCAGTGTGGTGCTTACTCCTCACCGTGGGGCTCG AACATGTGTGAACGGCGCTGCCGTCACCAGTCCAGTGCAGCTTCATCACGGTGACAGAATCCTGTGGGGGAACAACCACTTCTTCAG GATCAACCTGCCCAGGAACAGAGGCCAAGCAGCCGGCGAGGACGAGGGTGGCGGAGCCGCCATGAAGAAGTGCCTTAGCGCCGACCAGCTGGAGGTGGATCTGGATGCATTGAGCGACGTTTCCAGTGAGCTGAGTTACAGCTATGAGTTTGCTCAGACTGAGGTCATGATGAAAGGAATGGGCACCAACG ACCCCTTGCAGTCGGTGCTGCAGACCCTGGAGAGGCAGCACGAGGAGGAGAAGCGCTGCGCTCTCGAGCGACAGAGACTGATGTACGAGCAGGAGCTGCAACAGCTCCGCCAGCGACTCACCCCTGAGAAACCTTCCCCCTTTCCGGACTCTACGGCCCTCCCAGTCAGTGCCACCGCTGTGACGTCATCTGGACCCCACAAACGTTTGCGGCGTTGGAGCGAAGACAG GGAAGCGATGATGACCCGCAGCCTGCGGCGTCTCAGGGAGCAGATAGTTCGGGCCAAACTGTTGGCCCAAGAGGCCAACTTCTTTGCTGAGGAGCTCAACAAGAGGACAGAGTACCTGGTAACTCTACAGATACCTGCTGCCAACCTGGACGCTAACAGGAAG CGGGATGCGGCCCTCAGCGAGCCGGCCATCCAGGTCCGCAGGAAGGGCAAAGGGAAGCAGATCTGGGCTATGGAGAAGCTGGAAAACCGGCTGGTGGACATGAGGGAGCTCTACCAGGAGTGGAAGGTCCTGGATGAGGATAGTCCT ATGATGCACTACTTCAAACGGGCCGACCCGTTCTTTGATGAGCAGGAGAACCACAGTCTGATTGGTGTGGCCAATGTTTTTCTGGCCTGCTTGTTCCATGACGTCAAACTCCAGTATGCAGTGCCCATCATCAACCAGAAAGGAGAG GTGGCCGGTCGTCTGCATGTAGAAGTGTGGCGAGGTACAGAAAGCTCCGAGGACATCAGCGTGGGACATCCTGACACCCAGTTGAGCGACATGAATGAAGGGAATCAGGAGCGTAAACTTGGCTGTGTG GTGAAAATCCTCCAGGCCACCGGTCTTCCTCGCCATCTGTCCAACTTCGTCTTCTGCCAGTATCACTTCTGGGGGCTGGAGGAGCCGGTGTTCACTGCTCCAGAGGTGGCATCATCCAGCTCATCATCTGCTTCCAGAGACCCTCAGTGTACTGTGGTCTTTGACAGCACTAAG gAGTTAGCAGTTGCAGCATCGGAAGACCTGCTGGAGTTCCTGGCTGACGGGGCGGTGGCTATAGAAGTTTATGGCCACAAACAGGCCAACCACCGCAGGAACCTGGCGCTATGGGACCTGGGAGTGATTCAAGCCAAGACCAGATCCCTTAGAGAgag GTGGAGCGAGGTGACCCGTCGGCTGGAGCTGTGGGTGCAGCTGATGGAGCTGAACGAGACAGGAGACTTCACCGCTGTAGAGGTCCTTCCTGCCAAGGATGTCCGCACCGGCGGAGTCTTCCAGCTCAAACAG GGTCAGTCTCATCGGGTCCGGGTGGAGGTGCGGCCGGTGCCAGACTCAGGCACTATGCCTCTCATCACAGCCTCCATCTTGTCCGTGTCAGTCGGGGATGTGAAAGTCCGCCAGATGCGCATCTCCAAAAACAATCCCCATCTG GATGAAGGTGAAGACATGGACAGCTATCAA GAGGTGGACCTAGAGAGGATGAGGGAGCAGTGGCTGATCACACTCACTGAGAGGCAGGAGTACCTAGACCAGCAGCTGCAGAAGATAGTCTCCAAACCAG ACAAGTCAGAGGACGACGTCGAGAGGGAATCCCAGCTGCTTGAATGTCGTCTCACCCTCACAGAAGAACGCAACTCTGTGCTTGTCCCATCAGCTGGAAGCGGGATCCCTGGTGCACCAGTAGAGAG GGTTCCAGTCCCTGGGATGGAAACCCACATTCCTGTTCTGTTCCTAGATCTCAGTG CTGATGATTTTCAGTCCAGTTTGTCAGCGCCCCTGGCTGGAGGGCTCGATGCGCTGCTCAGCGGGGAAGATGAGGACGACTTCTTTGAGCTTCAAGTTGTGAAACACTTTGATACAGAG GTGAAGGTGGAGGCATCCTGGGACTCCACAGTCCATGAGTGTCCTCAGCTTAGCCGCGCAGTGTCCCCCGAGCAGAGGGTCTACCTGACGGTCCGAACCGTCGTGGAGCTGAGCCACCCGGCCCACATGCAGCTGGTCCTCAGGAAGCGCATATGTGTCAACGTCACGGGGAAGCAG GGGTTTGCTCAGAGCCTCCTGAAGAGAATGTCGCAGCGCAGCACCATCCCTGGCTGTGGAGTCACCTTTGAAATCGTCTCTAACATCCCAGGA GACATCCACGGTCCGGAGGACAGGGAGATGTTGGCCAGGCTGGCCGCCAGCGCCGAGGACGAGCAGTCAGCAGACAGTGAGGCGGCCATAGAGAAGTACCTGCGCAGCGTCCTGGCTGTGGAGAACGTCCTGACCCTGGATCGGCTCAGACAG GAGGTCGCTGTGAGGGAACAGCTGGCAGTCAGAGGGAAAGCTGGAAGACGCTGCCTGAGCTCTCCAAACGTAAACCAG CTGTCAGCcagcagtctggacctgtactCCTCCACTCATAGGCTCGGTTACTTCAAG GGCTGGGAGAGCCATCAGGACCTCTCGGTAGTGCCTCCTCCATCCAGACGCACGCTGGCCAGCTCTATGTCCCAGAACCTGAACACGGAGACGG AGCATTCAGGCTTTGCTGCATCTTATCTCTCTCCAGTGAAGGCCGTTCCCAAGCTGCTAAAGTCCCTGCTACCTGGTGGGAAGGAAGACCGAGAGCAGCCAGCCGTCCACCAGCAG GGTTCTTGTTCCAAGCCACAGAGGGGTAGGATTGACTTCTTTGAcctgctctctgat TCGCAGGGCGTTCCACGCATCGTGGTGCAGTCAGCCAGTGTTGAAGAGGACATGTGCAAACATCAGCAGCCA GTTCCCACTGGAGAAATCAGTCCTGCAGATGTCCAAGCGGACATCCCCAGATCCGTCCCCTTCCCAGCTCCCATCATCCCAAAGACGGAGGACTTCAGCTGTAGCTCAGTTAGCGACACCTCCAGTGGATACATGTCATCCAACATATCCACCGCGAGGCTTTCAGATGTCTACACACTGAGCTGGGACTTGCCTACATTGGAGCCAGATGAAGTGGAGGAAGATGAGAAAGTGATGAAGGAGTTCTCAGCTGAGAATCTAGGTTTAACCAAAGAAGTAGCTGTCCTGACTACCGACCAGCGTTTATTCAAACAAAAGGAGACTCTGTCAGAGTCAAATCTAGGTGAACAAGAACCAAATCCATCTCTGTCCGTTGCTTCAAATGGTACAGAAGAAGCTGCTGCAAGAACAGAGGAACAGTCAGGAAACCAGGCTAAACACAACCAAGACACAACTACTGATAGGACTGGACTAGAACCATCCAACAGTTCAGAGAATCACACTGATTCAGTGGTGGAACAAAACAATGAATGTGAACTGGGAGAATTCCAGCAAACAGATCCCTCTAGACTCCAAGGTTCTCCAACTAAACATCTAGATCTTACTGCTACAAATCAGGACATCCGTGAGCAGTTACTCACCAGTAAAACCCAACTATCTGACCAACAAGGTGAACATCTGGTTGAATCTATTACTCCACAGTGCCAGGAAGAAGACCAGGCAGCTTCTGACAGTATTCAAGATCCAGCTCCAAATGTGATCCAAGCTCCGGCTGCTCAACCACATGAAGACACTAGCCTTAAAAATTCACCCGAAGAGAAATCATCGTCCGAACCCTCAGATACAAACAGCAGCCTCATTGGATCCTCAGCCCTGGTTAAGGTCAGTCAGAAACCACCTTCTGATTCTGCCACTAAAACTGCTACCACTGCTGCTCAGCCCAAGTCCAGCTTATCAGCGGTCAACCCCTTCAAGATCCAGAAGGTCAAATCTTCAGACCTCAGGTCTTTCCAGCAGATTGTGAGCGAAGACGGCAGCAAACCAGCACAAATCGAGCGCATCGGCAGCCTCGGGACAGGACTCAACATCTCAGTGCCAGCGGAGAGCCTGGAAAGTATTTCGGACTTAGAGGAGGGCGACGAAGCTGCTTCCGGCATTCTTCCTGACTGGTTGAAAGAAGGGGAGTTTGTCACTGTGGGGACCAATAAGAGTGGGACGGTGCGGTACGTGGGGCCCACAGACTTTGCTGAGGGTACCTGGGTTGGAGTTGAACTGGAGGTACCAGCAG GAAAGAACGATGGCTCGGTAGGTGGAAAGCACTATTTCCACTGTAACCCTGGTTACGGAGTACTTGTAAGGCCTGACAGAATTACCCGTGGTGGTGGCAAACGACGTCGCCAACAGCAAACGCGGCGTAGTGCCAACCTGTCGGGATCCAGTCCAAACCTGGCAGCTCTCACGGCTCTGGCAAAAGGTGAGACTGGACCGTCCAGACAAGGCAGAGGAGAGAACCGCAAGTCATGGAACACTTGA